The Triticum aestivum cultivar Chinese Spring chromosome 3A, IWGSC CS RefSeq v2.1, whole genome shotgun sequence genome includes a region encoding these proteins:
- the LOC123058533 gene encoding 50S ribosomal protein L20: MNKGKIFKLAKGFRGRAKNCIRIARERVEKALQYSYRDRRNKKRDMRSLWIERINAGTRLHGVNYGNFMHGLMKENIQLNRKVLSELSMHEPYSFKALVDVSRTAFPGNRPPTQKEGLAAIL, translated from the exons ATGAACAAGGGGAAGATTTTCAAGTTGGCAAAGGGATTTAGAGGAAGGGCGAAAAATTGCATAAGGATAGCACGGGAGAGGGTTGAGAAAGCCTTGCAATATTCCTACAGGGATAGGCGTAACAAGAAGAGAGACATGCGGTCCCTATGGATTGAGCGCATCAATGCTGGTACACGACTGCATGGG GTGAATTATGGCAACTTCATGCATGGATTGATGAAGGAGAACATCCAACTGAACAGGAAGGTGCTCTCGGAGCTGTCAATGCATGAGCCATACAGCTTCAAGGCACTTGTTGATGTATCTCGCACTGCATTTCCGGGGAACAGACCACCTACCCAAAAGGAAGGTCTAGCAGCTATTCTGTGA